The sequence below is a genomic window from Helicobacter ganmani.
TTTAGAAAAGATTATGCAGCTGACTTTGGAATTAATGCCCATTAAAATGCGCGAAAACTCTGTGCTTATCAAGCGATATTTTAGAGAAGTTTTGCGCAAAATGGTATATGCAAGAGCAGAGAATCTAAGCAGCAATGCCAAAAACATTATGATGTTAGTTGGACCCACAGGAGTGGGCAAAACAACGACTTTAGCAAAACTTGCCGCACGTTATTCAAGACTTTTAAACAAAAACTACAAAGTAGGAATCATTACTTTGGATACTTACCGAATCGGTGCAGTGGATCAATTAATGTTTTATGCTAAAAAGATGAAATTAAGTATAGATACCGTAGTAGATACAGAGGAGTTTGTTAATGCGCTAGATTCCTTGAAATATTGCGATTATATTTTGATTGATACGGTGGGCAGCTCACAGCACGATAGGGCGAAGCTAGAATCCCTCAAAAGCTTTGTCAATGCCGACCCAAATACCAAAATTGATGTGAGCTTAGTGATGAGTGCAACCACAAAATACGAAGACTTAAAGGATATTTATCATACTTTTTCTACTTTAGGAATTGACACCTTGCTTTTTACGAAACTAGACGAAACGCATAGCTATGGCAATATTTTTTCTTTGATTTACGAGACTAAAAAACCGGTAAGCTATTTTTCTATTGGTCAAGAAGTGCCAAACGATTTGAATGTTGCGACAAGCGATTTCTTGATTGATTGCTTGCTAGATGGGCTTATTAAAGGCTAAAAATGAAAAACCAAGCGGCAAATTTAGAATTGCTTTTAGAATCTCCAAAAATCTCTAATACAAAATTTATTACCATCACAAGTGGTAAAGGTGGCGTGGGCAAATCTACTTTTAGCGCGAATCTTGCTTATAAACTTTGGCAGCTAGGCTTCAAAGTCGGAATCTTTGACGCAGACATTGGACTAGCAAATTTGGATATTATGTTTGGTGTGCGCTGTGAAAAAAATCTTTTGCATGTGCTAAAAAATCAAGCAAAACTCAAAGATATTATCATACCTATTGAGCGGAATCTCTATCTTATCCCGGGCGATTCTGGCACAGATATTTTTCGCTATAAGAGCGAATTTATGTTTGAAGCCTTGATTGAGGATTCTGCATTTTTAGACAACTTAGATTTTGTTATCATTGATACAGGTGCAGGGATTGGCGAATACACGCAGACTTTTTTAAAAAATAGTGATGAGGTAATCGTTATTACGATTCCAGACCCTGCGGCAATCACAGATGCTTATGCAACGATTAAACTAGCAGCAAATTTCAAAGAACGTATTTTTATGCTAATTAATATGACAAAAAATAATGCAGAAGCACAAATGATTTTTCAAAAAGTGCAAAAAATCGCACAAGCAAACATTAACAATATCAAATTGGAATTTATTGGTGAATTGACCAAAACATCATTGATTAATCATTACAGCAAAAATCGCGGAATCTTTGTTAAGTTGGAGCCAAATTCCTCCTCTTCAATGGAAATTGAAGAGATTGCACGCAATCTTGCCAAAAAAATGGAACGAAATGTGCTAGTACAAGAAGATAAAAGATTTGGTAAATTCTTAAAAAAGATTTTGGGTCATTTTTAGGAAATGTAAGGAAACAAAATGTCTTTAAAAATGGATAATTTTCTAAGTTTTGCGATTGTGAATGGATTTTTTATCGGACTCTTATTATCCTTTTTGAAATTTGATGAACCAGAAATGATTGTAGCAGGAACGCTTATCTCAACGATTGGATTCTATTTGATTACTTTAGTAAGCGTTTCATTGTTTGTGCGATTTTTGGGCAATCAAGAGCATATTATCAGGAGACCTGCATATAATGATTTGCTAGAAGAATACATTGAAGAGTTTGATAAACGCGAAAAAGTAACCAACAAGATTCGTGGATTCTTGCGCACAATGGAAAAAACAATGCGCGAAGATGAGGAGGAAGAAGCACGGACAAACAAAAATAAAAAACACGAAGTAGAAAAGAATAACTATGCTGACGACTTCTAATGGGTACCAAACAGCATTAAAACAATCGCAAGATTCTCTAGCATTAGACTATCTTCCTGCGCTCAAAGCAATGGCTTTTCGCCTAAAGGAACGATTGCCTGCAAGTGTAGATTTTGCGGATTTGGTATCTATTGGCACAGAAGAGCTTATCAAGCTAGCACGCAAATATGATAGTAAGGTGAGCGAATCTTTTTGGGGTTATGCAAAGCCCCGTGTGCATGGAGCTATGCTTGATTATTTACGCAGTCTAGACAATGTTTCGCGTCAAACGCGCACATTGATTAAACGCGTAGATAAAGCGATTGCAACTTACTATAATACACATCAAGAAGAGCCAGACAATGCTTATCTAAGCGAGATTCTAGGCGAAGAAGAAGAAAAAATCAAAGAGGCAAGAATTGCGAGCGAAATTTATGGTGTAATGCCTTTAGAAGACCAATTAGGTGGGGAGAGCGAAGAGACATTAGAACGTATAGAAAAAGAGGAATTGGTTGAAATCATAGAGCAGATTTTAGAACAAGCAACACAAAACGAACAGCTTGTGATTCAACTTTATTATTTTGAAGAATTAAACTTCAAAGAAATTAGTGAAGTAATGGAAATTACAGAATCAAGAGTTTCTCAACTGCATAAGGCAGTGATTCGTAAAATTCGTCAATACCTTGAACAAAGGGGGCTAAATGGCTGATATATTAAGTCAAGAAGAAATTGATGCGCTATTAGAAGTCGTAGATGATGATGGTGCGGAAGCCGAAATCGCAGAAAAACCAACGACTGTTGTCCAACAACACCAAATTACTCTTTATGATTTCAAGCGTCCAAACCGCGTTAGCAAGGAACAACTAAGAGCTTTTCGTGGAATCCACGACAAAATGGCAAGGGCACTTTCTAGTCAAATTTCGGCAATTATGCGCTCTATTGTAGAAATTCAGCTCCACAGCGTGGATCAAATGACCTATGGTGAATTTTTGATGAGCTTGCCAAGTCCTACAAGCTTCAATGTTTTTTCTATGAAGCCTCTTGATGGCACAGGGGTTTTGGAGATTAACCCCAGCATTGCCTTTCCAATGATTGATAGATTGCTTGGAGGCAAAGGCGACCCTTACGAATCCACGCGTGAATTTAGCGATATTGAACTAAATTTGCTAGATACAATCCTGCGTCAAATGATGCAGAATCTCAAGGACGCTTGGGCACCTGTTACAGAGATTTTTCCCACCGTAGATGTGAAAGAATCTAGCCCCAATGTCGTGCAAATTGTTGCACAAAACGAAATTGTTATTATGGTTGTTATGGAAATCATCATTGGACATAGTAGCGGAATGATGAACCTTTGCTATCCTGTTATTTCTCTAGAATCCGTGCTTTCGCGTCTCGCGAGTCGCGATATCATGTTAAGCGAAACAAGCTCCAAAAAATCGCGCAACAAAGAATTGCAAGCCCTTTTAGGTGGAGCAAAAGTCAATGTCGCAGCAATGCTTGGAGAAACCAAACTCAATATGCACGAAATCTTGGATTTGGAAGTGGGCGATATCGTGCGACTTGACCGCCCAGCAGATGACACGGTAATTATCAATGTAGATGGACGTGAAAAATTCCTTGCTAGCATTGGTTTGCACCGCTATCGTAAGACGATTGAAGTCAAAGAAATGATAAAAACAGAAAAAGACCAAGTCAAAGAAATCCTTGAAATGCTTGAAACTCAACGCAAATCTAGAGCAAACGAAATTGAAGAAGATTAGGAGTAAAGTATGCTAAATGATTTTTTAAAACTCATTATTCAAGAAACGGGTGCGACAATAGAGGGTTTGCTTGGAAGCGCACCGGAAGTTAGCCACATTGAAGCACAAAATGGTAAAAGCGATTCCATCAAACCCCCAATGGCAAAAATTGACATTAGCACAGACGATGGAGCAACGCTTGCGCTTTTTATTTCTCCCAAAGTCGCCACCGCACTTGCAGATATGATGTTAGGTGGAGAAGGGGAGAGTCAAGAAGCAATGAGTGCAGATGATTTGGACGCCACAAAGGAAATTGCTTCTAACATCTTTGGAGCAATCTCTACTTCACTTGGAGGGCAAAAAGAGCTACCCAAACTTAGTTTCACCCTGAACAATATCAATTTCCTGCCCGACGGAGATTTGGGACTTTCTAATTATAGTGGATTCTATACTTTTTCTTTCCATATTGGCTCTATCCAAGATTATTTATATTTTGCTTTCTCTAGTGCATTTGAACAACATTTCAACCCAAGCCCACCAGCTGAAGCTGCTCCAAGCGAGGAATCTAGCGGAGGTGGAGGCACACAAGCCAAAGTAGAACTCAATAATTCTGAAATGAAAAATATGGCGATGCTTTTAGATGTACGCTTGCAAGTCAAGGTTAGAATCGGGCAGAAAAAAATGCTTCTTAAAGATGTAATTGCTATGGACATTGGAAGCGTTGTGGAACTCAATCAACTTGCAAATGACCCCTTGGAAGTCTTGGTAGATGACAAAGTCATCGCAAAGGGTGAAGTCGTTATTGTAGATGGAAACTTTGGGATTCAAATCACTGAAATTGCTCCCAAAAAAGATAGAATAGAGCAGCTTTTATAACAAAAAGTGGAATCGCAAATCAAACTTTTTGAAATCTCTCTTTATTTGCACATTCCTTTTTGTGATAGCAAATGCGGATATTGTGCTTTTAATTCCCAAATCAACAAAAATCACTTAAAAACAATTTATATGGAAACTCTCGCCCGATATGTTTCCTATAAGATTCACAACCTTTTAGAAGAAAACCAAAATTTACAAATTACTTCAGTTTATATTGGCGGGGGCACTCCAAATAGTGTAAAATCCCGTGCTTATTCATCTCTTTTTGCGGAGTTTTCTCCCTATCTTGCACCACAAGCAGAAATTAGTATTGAAGCAAATCCTAACTCCCTAAGCTTAGAATGGTTGCAGACGCTTCAAAGTTTGGGTGTCAATCGCTTAAGCTTAGGAGCGCAAAGCTTTGAGGATTCTAAACTTATCTTTTTGGAGAGACACCACAGGAAAGATTCTATCTTTTACGCCATTGAAATGGCACTAAAGGCTGGTTTGAAGAATCTTAGCATTGACTTAATCTATGGCACACCCTTGTGTAATGCTTCATTACTCACACAAGAATTAGAAACCGCCTGTGCTTTACCCTTAAGTCATCTTTCCGCCTATCAGTTAAGCATTGATGAGGGAAGTAGATTCTATGCAAACAAGGAATCATTAGGAAATTTGAGGGATTTTGAGGGGGAATTTGAGGGATTTTTGAGTATGGGACATTTTATTAAATCCTATTTACAAACCAAAGGATTTAAGCAATATGAAGTCAGCAATTATGCCAAAACTAGTCCCTCTTATCATAATCTCCGCTATTGGGAGGGCAAGGAATACTTAGGCATTGGTGCGGGAGCTGTTGGATTTCAAGGAGGCGTGCGCACAAGTATGCCAAAAAGTATTGAAAAATTTTTGTCGGGATTCTATGAAGAAAAAGAAATTTTAAGTACGCACAATCAACTCTTGGAACATTTGTTTTTGGGATTCCGCTCTTGTGTTGGCGTAGAGAGGAAAAGAATCCCCAACACGCGCAATCTTAAAATTTTGTTAGAAGAAAATAAAGTGAAGCAAGACGGGGAAAGAATTTATGCAAAAGATTATTTTTTGGGTGATGAAATCGCCTTGTTTGTAGGATAAGCCAATGGAAGTGCAAACACCAAAAATCGTGCTAGCCCTTGACATAGGACTTAAAAGAATCGGGGTAGCAAAGGCGATTCAAAATATTGCCCTACCCCTCCCACCAATTCTGCGCAAAAACCGCAATCAAGCAGCCAAAGAAATCAGTCAGCTCCTCTTAGACTCCAAAGCGAATGTATTAGTGGTTGGAATCCCTATGCAAAAGAGGGATTCTGCTTTGACAGACGAGGATTCTCTTGCAACAATGCAAAAAAGAATCCGACATTTTGTCAGCTTACTTACGATTCCACCTCATCTTGAAATCATCTTCTTGGACGAAAGCTTCAGCTCCTTTGAGGCATTGCAAAAACTAGAGGACAAAAAATCACGTAAAAAGGCACACAGCAAAGATGGCAGCCTAGATTCTCTTGCAGCTCTTGTGATTTTAGAAAGATATTTGATAAACTTTGATAGAATTCCGCAATCCAATTCAAAAGACGAAAATAATGACAAGCAATCCACTCGCAATTAAAGAATACTAACAAAAACAAATGCATACTCTTTTGCAAGAAATCAAGCAATTTGGTGAATTTAGTAGTCAATTTTATGCTTTGGAATCTTTTAGGCAAGAATTAAAACCCTTTTATCAGTGGAAATTATTGGATAGATTTGTAGGATTTAGAGGCAAAAAATCAACGGAGATTTCATAGACCACCATATCACTACTTATTTTGCTCCTTTGGCTTTTAAGCGCAAAAGTTGGGAGCAAATAGCCCCCTCTTAAGCAAAGCACTTCAAGCCTCCCAAACGCACTTTATTTATGTCTCTCTCCCTTTGAAGCTTAGGATTTATCCTAAATTGGTTGCGAAGGATTCTACATTTTTACAAGGTGCTTCCACTTTGCTACAATTTAGACAAATGACTTTAAAACTCGTGCAAAACGGGGTAGAAGTCTTGGATATTTCTCCTCTTTTTATGCAACACAAAAAAGGACAATACACATCTTTTTACCAAAGGGCATCATATTTCTTATAAGGGCGCAAGCTTGGTCGCGCAAATAATTGCACGGATTATATCCAACAAACGACAGATTTCGTGCCTGATAATGTGCATTTCAAAGCATAAAACCTCTTTGGATTCCTATCAAAAACGATAATTTACAGAGAGGGGAAAACTTATATTGCAGATAAAAAAGATTCTCCCTTTTGTATTTTTGGTAATTGCAACTTACAAGCTTATCACAAAGAAGGTGCAGGGATTGCCTCCAATCTTGCTTTTACTTTAAAAAAGAAATAGATTATTTGGGGAGGAAATTAATCTTTTAGGATAGGGAATTGGTTTCCTTAGTGGCTCTTTCGTGCGCACCTCTGCTGTAAGTGGTATAACCAAAAAGAGTAATAAAGAAAAAATATGGAAAGCACTAAGAGGAAAAAAATTTATAGAGAATCAATGGAACACTCTTGCACTCAAATCACGATAAGATAACTACTCTTATCATAAATTTAAGATTCTTAAAAGCAATGGAAGAAAATTCTTAATGAGCTAAAAATAAAATCAGAGATTTATCATTCAAAAGCAGGTTAATTTGCACACCTTGTTTGTCTGTTAAAACTTGATAAATCTCATCTTCATTTTTGAAGGCTTTTGGTAACGAGATTCCAATTGAAATGCTATTTTCAGCCAATACCGCTTTGGAGCGACCTGCGATGATGTTAGTAAATTCCGAAATAACATCTAACAACTCTTCATCGCTTTGGGATTCCTCTCCCAAAAGCATCATAGAAGCTTCCTTGACTAGCACCTTGCTAAAGCACAATGCCACGATTCCGCTTACATCGCCTTCAAAAGTAATCATCGCCCCCATTATATCTACTTCGTTAGTTTTGTTGTATTTGGTTACTTTGTAATCTGTACGTTTTGCCTCGCCACCCGTCAAAGAAGAAAGCGTTTCAATTGCCGCATTGACAAATACAGGCAACTGCGCTACCAAATTCTTAGTTAATCCCTTGCTTTTTTGTTGTGAAGTTTGATGCACTTTAGCAAGTTCTCTAATTTTCGCGTCATTTCTGCATTTATCTATATTATCAAAAAACAAAATATTACTACGCATACAAAGCTCTTGTCTGCTGTGATCTAAAGGAGTCTTTAGCCCACAAATTGCAATACAAGCCCCAAATTTTGTATTATTGAGTGCCAAAGACATAATAAAATCCAATGCAGCTAAATTAAAATCTTTGGTATCACTCGCATCAAAAATAAAAACTCTATAACCCTCTCTTAAGCGCGAATTGTGTGCTTGGATATTAAAAGAAAGCGAGATATTTTTATCTACTTTTTTATAAAGCGTATAAATCACGATTCCATTATTAATCGTAATGGGAATGAAATTGCTTGTAATATCAAAATAAATATCATACAGATAAATAGCTTTATCAAGATATTGACGCCGCTTATCCATAAACTCTTCACCGCTATTGACACAGATTACCTCATATCCCTTAGCAGTCAGCTCTTGAGAAATCAACGTCTGCATCATACCATCTGCATCATAATAAATCACACTTTGATTTAGCGGAGGAATTTTAAGTCCAAGCAAGAGATTTGCCATATGTTCTGTGCGAAAAAGTGGTAAGCTTTTGTTGGGAAAAAGAGATTTCAACTTAGGGAATTGCGCATCATTATAGCCTACGAATGCTACTGCAATGCTCACTTTATTTTGCATAGCAAGCAAAGCTTTAGCGATAAGAATCGTCGCACCCTCATCAAATTGCGCAATATGCTCAAACGAAAAATACACTGCTTTGAGTGCGAGAGAACGAATTGTCGCGCTATTGGAGATAAGCACACCACAAATTTCTTTTGCTTCTTTCATCTCCAAGCGCACATCTGGCGCATAAATCGCAATATCGTGTTTAATGATAGGTCTCAATTCCTCAAACCTTTAAAAGTCTTATTTGGTATAAACTTCTGCCTCTACTCTTCTATTTTGTTTTCTGCCCTCTTTTGTGGCATTATCTGCAATCGGTCTTGTTTCGCCATAACCTTTTGCTTCCAATCTCTCTGGAGAGATTCCTTCTTCTATAATTTTATCTTTTACCGCTGTTGCGCGACGTTCAGATAGTTGTTGATTGTAAGCTGAATTTCCTGTGGAATCTGTATGCCCATTAATGATTGCAGTTTGATTTGGATTTTGTTTCATATATTCTGCAAAATCAGTGATTTCTACATTATATTCTGGTGCAATGGTTGTAGAATCAAATGGGAATTGCACAGAGAATGTATGAATATGAGACAATGTCTCTGTTGGTTGTGGCTCTGGTTGTGCGTAAGTTCCAAATGGAATACTAAAACCAACCATTGCAATCACATCACTACGTCCATCAAAACTTGCCAAATGTCGGAGTTCTGTTTTTAGGTGGAGGTATTCTGC
It includes:
- a CDS encoding OmpA family protein; this encodes MKKILALSLALSGSLFAANNLFEVTPQVGGTFHIDNDRYKNSADLSYGLKFASRVAPSVLVELGYDRADSAKGSEQGQSTDINRYYMNLVKEFEVWDKTSVYILGGLGYEDLSHNFQNMDSDFFGQYGVGLRHEIAEYLHLKTELRHLASFDGRSDVIAMVGFSIPFGTYAQPEPQPTETLSHIHTFSVQFPFDSTTIAPEYNVEITDFAEYMKQNPNQTAIINGHTDSTGNSAYNQQLSERRATAVKDKIIEEGISPERLEAKGYGETRPIADNATKEGRKQNRRVEAEVYTK
- the fliY gene encoding flagellar motor switch protein FliY; this encodes MLNDFLKLIIQETGATIEGLLGSAPEVSHIEAQNGKSDSIKPPMAKIDISTDDGATLALFISPKVATALADMMLGGEGESQEAMSADDLDATKEIASNIFGAISTSLGGQKELPKLSFTLNNINFLPDGDLGLSNYSGFYTFSFHIGSIQDYLYFAFSSAFEQHFNPSPPAEAAPSEESSGGGGTQAKVELNNSEMKNMAMLLDVRLQVKVRIGQKKMLLKDVIAMDIGSVVELNQLANDPLEVLVDDKVIAKGEVVIVDGNFGIQITEIAPKKDRIEQLL
- a CDS encoding P-loop NTPase; its protein translation is MKNQAANLELLLESPKISNTKFITITSGKGGVGKSTFSANLAYKLWQLGFKVGIFDADIGLANLDIMFGVRCEKNLLHVLKNQAKLKDIIIPIERNLYLIPGDSGTDIFRYKSEFMFEALIEDSAFLDNLDFVIIDTGAGIGEYTQTFLKNSDEVIVITIPDPAAITDAYATIKLAANFKERIFMLINMTKNNAEAQMIFQKVQKIAQANINNIKLEFIGELTKTSLINHYSKNRGIFVKLEPNSSSSMEIEEIARNLAKKMERNVLVQEDKRFGKFLKKILGHF
- the hemW gene encoding radical SAM family heme chaperone HemW; this encodes MESQIKLFEISLYLHIPFCDSKCGYCAFNSQINKNHLKTIYMETLARYVSYKIHNLLEENQNLQITSVYIGGGTPNSVKSRAYSSLFAEFSPYLAPQAEISIEANPNSLSLEWLQTLQSLGVNRLSLGAQSFEDSKLIFLERHHRKDSIFYAIEMALKAGLKNLSIDLIYGTPLCNASLLTQELETACALPLSHLSAYQLSIDEGSRFYANKESLGNLRDFEGEFEGFLSMGHFIKSYLQTKGFKQYEVSNYAKTSPSYHNLRYWEGKEYLGIGAGAVGFQGGVRTSMPKSIEKFLSGFYEEKEILSTHNQLLEHLFLGFRSCVGVERKRIPNTRNLKILLEENKVKQDGERIYAKDYFLGDEIALFVG
- a CDS encoding RNA polymerase sigma factor FliA; translation: MLTTSNGYQTALKQSQDSLALDYLPALKAMAFRLKERLPASVDFADLVSIGTEELIKLARKYDSKVSESFWGYAKPRVHGAMLDYLRSLDNVSRQTRTLIKRVDKAIATYYNTHQEEPDNAYLSEILGEEEEKIKEARIASEIYGVMPLEDQLGGESEETLERIEKEELVEIIEQILEQATQNEQLVIQLYYFEELNFKEISEVMEITESRVSQLHKAVIRKIRQYLEQRGLNG
- the ruvX gene encoding Holliday junction resolvase RuvX, whose protein sequence is MEVQTPKIVLALDIGLKRIGVAKAIQNIALPLPPILRKNRNQAAKEISQLLLDSKANVLVVGIPMQKRDSALTDEDSLATMQKRIRHFVSLLTIPPHLEIIFLDESFSSFEALQKLEDKKSRKKAHSKDGSLDSLAALVILERYLINFDRIPQSNSKDENNDKQSTRN
- a CDS encoding chemotaxis protein CheX, which codes for MRPIIKHDIAIYAPDVRLEMKEAKEICGVLISNSATIRSLALKAVYFSFEHIAQFDEGATILIAKALLAMQNKVSIAVAFVGYNDAQFPKLKSLFPNKSLPLFRTEHMANLLLGLKIPPLNQSVIYYDADGMMQTLISQELTAKGYEVICVNSGEEFMDKRRQYLDKAIYLYDIYFDITSNFIPITINNGIVIYTLYKKVDKNISLSFNIQAHNSRLREGYRVFIFDASDTKDFNLAALDFIMSLALNNTKFGACIAICGLKTPLDHSRQELCMRSNILFFDNIDKCRNDAKIRELAKVHQTSQQKSKGLTKNLVAQLPVFVNAAIETLSSLTGGEAKRTDYKVTKYNKTNEVDIMGAMITFEGDVSGIVALCFSKVLVKEASMMLLGEESQSDEELLDVISEFTNIIAGRSKAVLAENSISIGISLPKAFKNEDEIYQVLTDKQGVQINLLLNDKSLILFLAH
- the fliM gene encoding flagellar motor switch protein FliM, producing the protein MADILSQEEIDALLEVVDDDGAEAEIAEKPTTVVQQHQITLYDFKRPNRVSKEQLRAFRGIHDKMARALSSQISAIMRSIVEIQLHSVDQMTYGEFLMSLPSPTSFNVFSMKPLDGTGVLEINPSIAFPMIDRLLGGKGDPYESTREFSDIELNLLDTILRQMMQNLKDAWAPVTEIFPTVDVKESSPNVVQIVAQNEIVIMVVMEIIIGHSSGMMNLCYPVISLESVLSRLASRDIMLSETSSKKSRNKELQALLGGAKVNVAAMLGETKLNMHEILDLEVGDIVRLDRPADDTVIINVDGREKFLASIGLHRYRKTIEVKEMIKTEKDQVKEILEMLETQRKSRANEIEED
- the flhF gene encoding flagellar biosynthesis protein FlhF: MKLFTYTGESSAAALAQAKAELGDEFSIISQKKLSEGGYEISVAISEEDLKEAKVKAEREKQKNETLAAKSNSIADRLELIAQKELEKKRMAQTLSSTLPEDVSLQLSDAVRQISQIAGVASKIPPKSPYPTPLAQIPKESSSQPQNKEKEERPKQAQNNKESQIENKKKESSLENNDLRLIRGEIDRLNDKLKLIQNMFWEERGPKRDGLIIPHEFAEIYRITKASGMAKEHLEKIMQLTLELMPIKMRENSVLIKRYFREVLRKMVYARAENLSSNAKNIMMLVGPTGVGKTTTLAKLAARYSRLLNKNYKVGIITLDTYRIGAVDQLMFYAKKMKLSIDTVVDTEEFVNALDSLKYCDYILIDTVGSSQHDRAKLESLKSFVNADPNTKIDVSLVMSATTKYEDLKDIYHTFSTLGIDTLLFTKLDETHSYGNIFSLIYETKKPVSYFSIGQEVPNDLNVATSDFLIDCLLDGLIKG